The DNA region GGTTTCCCATGTTTCCCGTATTTAACTTACTGGCTTGTAGTGGCTAACCATTAATTCATCTCGCTAAACTTCCTCTCAACAATAAAAGCCACTAGAACAAAAGCCCATAGTTGTTTgcaaacattattttaaatcCAAACAATGTAGTTTCTTGATCAGCCATAAACCACTCAAAATCTTCTCTATAAAACCAGCATCAGAGCAGTTCTCATACTCCTCATAACACACTGTGAGATGGCCTCCTAACTATTCCAAACTACTGTGTCCAGAAAACAGTTATAAAACTGGAGCAGCAAACTGCCAATCCCCTTGAGAACAATTAAGTCCTCCACCAGCCTGCGGTTTAGTATGTTGAGAAAGAACAATTTTGTGTCATTATAGCCAACAGTTGGCTTCAGAGATTATCTCAATCAGAACGTCCTGAAGTGGGAACATTAGGTTCTCATCACCACATGCTGAACATCAGGGTGACCTCTGACACAGAAAAATGGTAAATTCCTCCTTCAAATGGTAAATAAGATGTCACTTCTAATCAGTGTCAATGAAGCTTTGAGCAATTACCACTCATAAAGGCATGCAATGACACAATAAACTTGCTCACAATTATGCAGTGAACTAAGATTTTGACTTCCTCCACAACAAAAAAGACTTTATTCTGCTGCGAGTGGGAGAAAGCCCTGTGAAAATCCTGTCTTTGTGGCTAGATTTTAGTTTTATTGCTTTCAGAAAAAACACTCCACTGGACCTGCGGTTTCTGCAAAAACATCCCTCCTCTCAAGTTGCGGGCCTTGTAATTCAAATATCAATAACAGAGATATCCACTGATCCACAAGAAAAGCATATAGACTTGACAGCTAACATGTGCTACTGAGGCTATTTGCTTTTGCATTAGCTCTGCTGTCGGCTATGAAATTTTCTTTTAAGTGCACAACAAATAAGCAGAGAgaatcacacacaaaacagtgaTATCCCTGTGACAAATTAGtggcagagaaagagacattgcatTGTCAGTAATTATGTATTACTTTCAAGACTGCAACACTGAATGATATGTGTGAGTAGCATGAGTGTTAAGTGTATGAGTTATCAGTTTGGGGCAGTAAACATTAATAATTATAGCAGCTCCTGACACTTCATTATGCATGTCTCACAACTTTTTACAAACACTGAAATCTGCAGGAATGGGGTCATCCTTTGATGCTTTGTAAATCATTTAACCCTTGGTGTGACCATCTACCACCTTTGACACAGAGAGTACTGGCTGCACAAGTATCGCTTCCCAAGGTAATCAATGTATTTTGTTATTGGTCCAAGAAAGTGTACTCCTCAGAGGTAGTGCTTTGGGACTGGATCGCTGCCTGGAGGTATAAACTAGTCATTAAGGAGGCTGTCTCAAAGGAAAAGCCTGAGGTCTGacccaaaaacaacaacaatgtgcCCTACTAATGTACCCATGAGCAAAACAATACCAATCTGTCTTGGTAAATTCACTCCTACTGTACGGGGCCACAAGGCAAACTGAGCTCAGAGAGGTCACAAAGTATTTCAGGTTCAGCAAATGCAGAAATGTAATTGCTGAAATGTACACAAGATGAGGCCTAACAATCTGTCACTACGCCCAACCTTGCACATGAAAAGTGTCCAGGGAGAAACTGGTCCATTTTGTGCACTGGCTTATTTTATTACAATGTAACAAATAGGATATAAAGTGCACTTACGTAACGTCTCAACTTTTTTTCAGGAGGAGACTTTCTCAGCCACCCTGAGCACACCACATCTCCCCCACTCATATCTGCTCCTTTCTTGCTCTCCCTCGGAGTTGGAGCGGGGATTGCTGCTTGGCTTCGTTTGTTTTTGGGAGTGTCGTCTTGTACCTGAAAGAAAACGTTGACACAAAAACTCACACGGCGAAATTGAGACAGGAAAAGttgaagtgtttgtgttttcgaGAGCGATAAATACCGTCACTCCTTCTTCGAAAGTCGACTCACCGACACGGCAGTTCTCTGAAATGCACAGACCAGATTTTCCACGAGTTGAAGTCAAATAAACGGGTATATCCTGGGCTTGGAGTTAATATAACACTCCGCGGCACCGCCTTTTGTACAAATATCAATGGTGACTTGTGTATTATGTTCAAACTGAAACGCTGTGGGGGCAAAAAACAGGCGCAGGCAACTGAAAGTCGCtaagtttttgttgttatatgtgACGCCTCATGCTAATTCCCGTCAAAGTGGAGCGATTTCCAGTTGGCGAGATCAGATGAAAATGTCCCACAGTGTACCGGCGCATAGTTGTCGTTTCTGCGCAAATTAAAACAATCTTCACCGTAAATACAGTGGTTCCGCCGAGCTTCCTTACCAGTTTACTCCCATGGTTCCTTAATTGTGATTGACAGGGTGGCTCCGTCTTTCCCTAAACTCACCCTCCTCTGGAACATGGCGGCGTCAAGTTACAAGGACTAACGGCCAACAGACCGGATGTCTGGGGattccttcaaaataaatgtttggctTGTTCAGAACGTTAGTTTACACGGTTATTGCGCTAATATTAATAGCGAAAACGGACCTTTTAAGTTAAGTTATGTGCGAATCCCCTACGTAAGTCTTTGTGTGTTAACAAAATATGACCGTTCGACCTTCCAGTATGTTCCCTCAACGCAAAGgcgatttattttgaaagtcaccACCGGATGTCAAATTCTTGTAGTTCCGCTCGCTTCATTACTACTCTAGAGGACGAAATGGGGAGGCGGCGGCGTGCAGGGAAAACTGTAGAGCTTCAACCATGGGACATGTAGTTCAAAAATCGTTTGTGTTCCGTtccaaataacaaaaaatgactGCAGGGCGGTTTAGAAGGTGAAACATGATGTAGTAGAGCCAAATGCACCTTTTAGCGAACACAAAAAGAGGCCGTATACAGTTgcagaaaagacaaagaaaggatCCACCTCTGTGTGAACCGAAAGGTCCCAAGAAATCATTGCACGTGTAAACTACACTATCCATAATGCGTGTTTATTCCCTAAAGAAATCTCGCCATAAAAACTATGTAATGTTAGCAGAATGGCAGAAAGAAAAGTGCACTCATTTACCTATTATTGGGTGTAATGTTATGGCATTTTTCTCCTATTGTATCCTTGGATAGTCATTTTTATTAAAAGGGAGCTGCACATACAAACATGGAGTATATTAACAATATCAAATACTTAATGCATTTTGAACTTGTTATcatgaaaacaacacatttataTCTGTGATTCTGTCTGCATTATTCTTTGActttaactgttttttaaatagcTAGATTAGTAGTGAATTAAAGGTTAGTATGCAACAGCACAGTAATAATGAAAAGGTTATATTTACAAGGTTAACATTGATCTGGTTTACCATATCTGATCAATATACTGGACTCAACGAAGCCTCCACATCTCGTCTAATCCGCTAGCAAAGACGTGATCCCTGTGGACTCAGAATGGTATCTGAGGAATCTTATTGGAATGCTATTGTAATGGTAAACACTTCCCCCAAAGGATGTTCCCTGTTAGTCTATGATTAATGACTTTGCCATTGTGCAGGCACATTACCTCTTTCAACAGCCTCCATATTGATGAAGAAATAGGGAGCAATTAAAGGCTGCAGACACAATACACCGATTGCACTTAATGAATTCCATTTCATGATACCTTACATTTAGCATCACAGTCCAATATCAAGTAGCTTGTGTGCCATGTTCTTGATGCATCATGGAATTGGTGTGGTTTTGGTCTAAAAGGCTGTGAAGTTGCCTTTAATGCTGTGTCTTGTTGCTGTGCCTTACAGGTGCATAAATCTTTAGTTTATGGGCTCCACAGCATAAATGTGTTCAACCGAGGACATCTAAGTCACAGTGCATAACTCATTTGTAGCCACACTGGAGGAACAGACCAGACCTTATTTACTGTCAGTACATGCTAAATGAATATGAGTGCATATGCAATTTATGCAACTATAAAAGCcaatgacatttttcaatattATAAGAATACACGACATTAAATATAAAGACAAGATATAGTGTCATACCATTCCCAAGCCGTAACATTTCAACAAAAGTGGGGAGAAAAGTGAAATGGTTTGGTTGATTAATAATTGAGgatcattgatttttttcctctccaaatGCCCTTTGGAAGCTTTAGTGCTactgctgtgtttttaccatATCAATTGCTAATTAGTAATAAATGGCACCTCTGCACACAACTTGCTATTTCAACATTACAAATGTAATTTGTCCTATTCCTGTGAGAATAAGTGCCTGCATGTGATTTCCCAGTTCCCTTTTCTGTCCGTGTTCACTCACTTCCATttgtgcaaaaatatttttgcaatCAAAGCAAAAACATGATACATGGGCTTGTTTTGAATTATGCAACAATATATGGTtctgtattctttttttaatcaacaaaGTTGCTTACATACTGAAAATCTGCATGTTTTGGAGTAGGATTCTTGAGATTTGAAGTATCAATAGCATACCAAACCTAACCATTTTCTGTGTGAATAActttatcaataaaaatatgtttaactTGCAAATCCATCTAGTCATACTAAGATCTAGTTGACAGAAGAAAACTGGCACTGGTGCAAGAAATAGTCAGTGTTAGGCAGTGTGTATTGAAATGTACTGggttacagattactagttaccctgttaaaaatgtagCACGACTAtttaattacttcatcaaaGCAATGGAAGTTATGACATATGAttgcttttttacttttttactggACAATAAACCCACAAAGTCCTCAAAAATACAAGTGCATGATGTACTTAAATTTCTCCCAACAGCTTTCCTTAAGTGGAAAGAAGGTGCCTCTGCATGGTAAAAAGATGCACAGCAACAGAATTAATGTTATATTCTACAGATAAGGTTTGTCCTAAAAAACAATTAGATGTAGCCCTCTGTAGTCACCAACATTTTAAGTAACTGTAATTAAattgcatatttttttctcagtaactgattacaattatatttattttgtaattcaaTTATGTAACTCCGTttcatgtaactagttactccccaacactggaAATAATGTACAGTAGGTGATCTatccaaaccaaaccaaaaaaaaaaaaaaaaaacgctccCACCAAATCAAGATGTAGCACTAGAGATGTCTCCTGATCAATATATTCTCTGCAGTGGGGATGTAACAAGTAAGGTCACGCAGACATTGAAGTATGCTTCAGCATAGCAACACGCTCATGACTGTCGTGTTTGGCTCCTGTCCACAGTAATAATTTGCAGTTTCCAGAAATCACCTGTTGCTTTGTCTTGCCTTCCGTCAGTATCAGAGTATTTATTAATTGcgttttatcttattttcaaCAATGTGTATAGCCTTGTCTTCACCGTGACGTTTATAGTTTAGTCTCCAACATCTGCCTTTCTCTGCTGAAATACCACTTGAAATAGCTTTACCTTCAACAACCTGCCTGGTTAAGTAAGACAATACAACAAATActggtttgtttttactttagggAAAGGTGAAGCCATTATGAATATCAACAGAGTACAGCTGATTTGTGTATTCCGACAAATTCCTCTTCAAAAATCTGCATTAAATATCAAAAGGCACATAAAATCAGCATGAACACAAAAGTCTCCCTGAATGATCAAATCAGAATACATTAAAATACGCTGTCAAACAGTTAAGTCTTGTCAAATATGTTCAAAGAAGTCATTTGCCATTTTCCAATGTAGATAACTCTACATATTAGTGGGAGGACAGCATTAAATATTCAGACTGAAAATGCCTTTATCTTGGGATTTCCCAAATATAGTATTCAACTTTCCACATATAGGTTTGTATTCCATGATTATTCAGAATTTTAAGTCATATGTACATTTATTGCATGGGATATGAAACCTGTAAAACACAGCAAAGCACACatcaaaaaagatttaaaatatcGTGAAAATCAAACCCCACAGCTCAGGAAGAAAAGCTGCATGCAAATCAGAAAAGTAAACAAAGGTCGTGAACTGTATGTTCAGAACTATGACAAATCAAAAAGTCTGTTTATCTTACAGATGTCTGTTATACTGTGCACTGCACATGCATGTATTTgcatatgtttgtttgtgtgtgtgtgtgtgtgtgtgtgtgtgaggtaatAATAATTAACACTGACAAGCCAGATAATATGGGCATGTTCTAGACTCAGCCAGTTTCACACATTTATCAATGTATGCAACagtttattattactattttattattatgtcATTTAAGGGAGAGAATACATTTGCACCAATAAGTATTATCTACCTCACGTTTTAAAATTTGGAGGATTATTTGAAGATTACAATGTTGagatcacaaaaaaaatcatctaaaTCAATCAAATACTGTTAAATGATTACTgaaagtggtaaaaaaaaaaaaacaacaactattatAGTCAGAACAAAAACCAAATCTAAAATCAGAATCAGCgcagatgctgtgtgtgtgcatgtgtgtgtgtgtgtttttggatcAGTTCAGTGCTTTTTTTCATGAGGTTATATGCACATCTATGGTTTAACGGTTCAGGCTTCTGTATGATCACTTCAGGACTTGCTTGGTGCCAGTTCATCAGGTTtcctgcagcattttttttctttcagaagACCAGTCTGCTAATGGTATTGAagccccctccacctccacctccaccagaTGGGCCGCAGCTCCCTGGTGGGTTATTGTCATCTGAACCGTTGGGCCTGAATGAGCAGGAGGATGAAGGGGCCTGGAGAGCCTGGGTCCGAGCATTGAGCTCCTGTTCCTATTGACGGCACGGAGGAAAAGAGAAATGTTTCAGATTTAGACAGAACTAAATATGTATCTAACTAACTTACGCTATGCCAACAAGTTAATGTAGCACTGGTGTAGCTCAATGTGACTGACAGTGATTCAGTGTTGTCACTTAACATTATTACAGCACCCTCTAGAGGTGATTTACTTCAGTCACTTACACAAGTGTGCTGGAAAGTCAACTCAACACACCACAGTTCAATGACTCGTGAAATTACACCTCATGTCTTATAACAGGACAGTTCAGATTTGGCTTCAAGTTCagtcgaaaaaaaaaaaaatcctatatTCTGCAAGCTCTCAGTCATCTGTAAAATATACACTGTTTTCCCTCAGCTTCTTTTCACCTGAGAGAATCTTGTACAGCCCTTGACTTTCATAATAACCTCACGCTTACTAGAGGGGTTAGCGGTAATGACGTTATGTGTAAAATGTATGTAACGCATGGAAAATAAGCACAGTGTTCATCCAATAATATTTATCCCAAAATACCCAACAAACCTCTTAGCAGCAGATTAAATACTTGCTCTAATGCTAATCACTTCACACTTGCATTTATTGGTATAATTTATAGGGACTGACATCACGCCTGCACGTAGGAGACGCATGTTTTTTGTTCACCCCCACATACCTGTAAATACAGCTTGTTGTCCTTGATAATAGCATCCAGTAGGTCTTTCTGCAGGGGAGGCTCAGCACTCAATCTCATTCCATTTGCCATCAATCCCCCGTTTACGTTCTGCCCCGGTAGCTCCTGTTTCCTGTACATGAGCACATAAGCTGTGTCCTTGGGGAAACgttttgtaatgttttgcacTGATTGGAAGGATGTGAATGTCACTCTGCTATCATTGAACAGCAGCCAATCCTTTGCCTCCTGGCCACTGTTAGGTAGTGTTTCCTCTTGTTCGTGTGGAATTGAGAGAGCTGAGCAAGTGGAGAGGCTACACTCGGACTGGCCGTTCCCCAAATCCTCCTTGAGGGCAAAGTGGTTGGCTGGATGCTGTGTTCCATCTGCTCCGTTAATGTTACGACCGTAAGAGTAATAGTGGCCACTCTCAGACGATACACCAGAATGCATCACCACTGAGCTGAGGACATAGGGCACTGACTGGACTgacatccctcctcctctgtgtatCTGCTCTGCTCCATCtatcctctccttctcctcctcctcctcctcctcatctttttGAGATGGTTTGAGTTTCTTGGCCAGATTCTCGCTGCTCTCAGGAGAGTCCACTTGCAGAGGAGAAGAGGTAGACGAGGAGCACTGTGCAGGCTTTGAAGTAGCATGCACAGGAAGTCTCATGAGTGGCGGGATGGTGACATTGTCCAGAATCTTCCTCCGCACATGGCATTTGGCATCATATGAGAATCGCAGCAGGGTGAGGATCAAGTATTCCGGTGCTGACACCACTTTCATGTTCTTCTCTGCCCGCTGGAGGGAGCTACACTTCTCACAGAAATAGGCATTCTCTTCGTCCAGGATCTCTGGAGCCAGAAAATAGTTCACCAGGTCAGGCACAGACAGAGGAGGCTCATTTGTCACTGGCACCAAACTGACATTGCTAGCTGGGGCTTTGGCCGAGCCCGGCTCAGGAATTTCACTGCCGCCATTAACAGATCCCTGACAGAGAACCTTGGCTTCCTCTGAGGACCCCTCAGGTTGAGGGCTGTCCCGAGAGGTGGCAGGAGGACAGAAGGCCAAAGAGAGGTCTGTAAAAGGCTCCTCCTTCTCAGAGATGCAGTTACACTGCATACAAcgaatacatgtgatcagcttCCCACCAAACATCCTTTCTGTCAAAGTCCTCCCATCATCCTCAGGTTTGATTTCTGCTGGGGTCAAAGAGGTCTCTTCACCGTCCTCTGGAGAAGTCTGTGCTGATGGGTCTTTGCTGCTTGTGTCAACAGGGGGGGCAACCTTTGGCTTTACCGATTCCAGGACCTGAAGTGTTTTCTCCTCTTCGTGTAACCTTGAGATCAGGAGACGGGGCAATCAACATTAGAGGAGAGAACACAACTGTGCATCGATTTTAGGTTGTGCCACTGCTGTGATAGTGCACCACTTCTACTCTGTCTAAACAACAAGCTTCAGTCACATCATTTAGTTCTAAAGAAATTACGATTTACAGCAGTGAGCCGCAGTCATGCACACTCAACACTCACAGggatttttatgtgtttataaattacattttgtttcgTTTTGCATTTAGTGACAACAACTGACATTCATTTGGCAAGGGGGAACAATAAAGGAAAGGCAATTTTGGAtttcaaatttgaaaaactaaCTTGCCACAATCTGCACCACCATACCTGTCCAGAAGAAATCTGAGGTACTCAGAACAGTCCTGCTGAGAGCCGACATTGAACCAGGGAGGCCGAGATGCTTCTAAGAAGTTTCTGGGAGCATATGCTGCCCTCTGCAGGAAACAGACATGcaccacacacccacacacatgcagacagcaCCACGGAGTCATCAACTGTTGTTGTCACCACTAATTATATTATGTAATATCAATCACATGGGACAATACTAACCTGAGTGTGTGCAAGGAAAGCAAAGAGCATCTGGAGCCTTTTCATTAGTGTGTTGGAACCATTTAGAGGTAATGATAAAACATGTCGCCTGAAACTGAAGACAAACAAAAGTTAACTACACTCAGACTGCCCGTAAGTACCTGTATGCCTGCAacaagcttgtgtgtgtgtggttgcatATACAACTCACTCTGTGGCCATGAAGAGGGTCTGGATGATGCTGTTCATGAAGCAGGTGTTCCCCAGGTTGACCAGGCCAGTCTTGCCGGTCTCAGACTTCCCAACTTGCCTCAGAGGACCTGGGGCAAAGGAGTTGGACTGGGACGTCCAGGCACTTTGATTCAACACCAGCTTGATCTTCTCTTCTCCAGGTTTTGGGAGATCCTGAGAAGGTAAATTGaatcatttacatacagtcttgATCATCAAAAGACTTTCTGAGGTAAGCAACTTTACCTTGATGGCGTCCAGTATGTGGTCATAGAGGTCAGGGAAGCCAGAGTACTGGTACATCATACAGTGTATGAGCTCAGTGAACTGCAGTAAGAAAGCTTTGCTGGTGGGGAGACCATCTGTCCTCAAAGACTGGACTAGATGCACCACATGTGGAACAACCTGGAACGAATACAAGAGAATGTTTAGGACACCGTGGTGCTGGAAGGTGCTGCTAATATTAATCACACAAATATGCAGTACGGTCAACCAGAGGGTAGCTGCACATCAGGAACCCCACAGAGGGTTCGGTCTCATTTGCTGAGTATTTTTGAGACTATTCATGTTTTTAGACACTAATGAAATTGGCCAACTCAAGGGCCATTGCTCGGCATTTAAGTGCTTCACACATCATTAGTAAGAGAGCAGTGCCGAGCCTGGGGTTCTGGGAAAAGAAGTCTATGCAGCTTTCAAGTAATTTAAGCCAGAagagaagaaaatgagaaagCCAATAAAGTAGCCATATGACAGGGAAATGGGCTGTGAGGAGGCAGGAGATCCCATACCAAATGGAAGGCCTCAGGAGAGTGCTGGAAACTCAGCAGCATGTGGGAGAGCACAGCTAGCGCCCCCTGCCGCACAATAGGGTACCACAGACGACTGAATACCTATggatataaaaaacacaaaatcattAGGTCATGAATACAAACTGGGGAATTCAAGTGAATCTTTTTACCAGCCCTAGATGATAAATCTTGAAGAAAAAATACTACAATTACCTAATTATTACTGCAGTTTATCATGTAGTTTTAATGATGTATACAATTTCCTGTCAAGCTTCTTCCTGAGGTCtataataaatcaaaatgaaaactaCACACCAGTTCAATTTTAAGCAGAGTGACATCTATGAGGATAGTGAACTTCTGAACGGCAGCCAGTCCTTTCAGCAGAGCAATAACCCATGTGTCAACATGGTGGGCCAGGGGCCAAGAAAGCCAGTCAATCATcctggacagagagagaggaatgtAGAGTGTAAATAATGTGCAAAACTGTGGAATAATTATggtaacatttattttggaTGACTAGATGTGTGAGGTTACCTGCAGAGCGCTTTAGTCATGCTTGCGTCTTTAACATTTTGGTCTGTGGTGAGACTCTTGATGAGCACTGTGATCATTTGGACGGGGATGTGCTGCACCAGGCTGGCCAGAGCGATGGATGGGTCAAAGGCGGGGTCTGCGAAAAAGAAATTGATCAGTTGAATCACAGTTGAAATAGTACGTAATTATTCAGCcccattttttctttttgtatcaGTAAGTGGGGTACATAtaagccagtggttcccaactggtccagtcatggggtccagatttctcctcagtcattagttcaagatccacacagtttattatattcagcgtcatacttgccatgttgtcgagctagtttgctgtctccgtcaagtagctgtccgttagtcactcactctacagcaggatactgcacttcaaaataagagctcTGACTgcaaattcactgtacttcaatatgaagtgtgtttttacaacttgacacatttgcgacccacttttggactgtgaccaaccagttgggaaccactggtttaagcTGTTCATCCATCTCctgtaaaagcattttaaaaattcTCTTTCATTTTAGGTTAATTAAATTTTTTGGCCCCTTATCCCTTATCCAAGGTCTTCAACATTGAGTATTGAGCACCATACCTATTTCTTTATACATAACACGGCTGCACAGAGCAAACGCAAACAAAGCCTAAATAACATATCTAGCGGGGGACTGTGGTTCTGTTGTTGGGACAGGATTTTTGACAGCAGCACTTTGGAAGCACAGCtcacctgaaaaatgtcactgaaacAGAGGCAGAGTGACCTTTTAACCCGCAGCGGCTCTGCTCGCATCGCTCACTGACACATGCTGTCAGCGCGGCTATTTAACTgaaactgctgcctgctgctccaCAATTCAGTCACTTGTAAAACACGGCACAGCAGGCACAGGACGTCCCTAAAATTTACTAATAACAAAATAACTGCAGCTTGTAATATCTTCACAGCTAATGCTTTTCAATTTTTGCCCTTGAAGAAAACACACTCCTTGAATCAGTGGGTTTGGAGGTAATTGCTCCAAGCAGTGACAAGTGTGTAAAATGAGGCCACTACCACCAAAATGAAGATAATCAGTGTGCTAATAATACTAAATATTGTTAGATGAACATCCAACCTATACAAATACAAACGAGAGAACTAAGCCAAGGGATCAAAGTCAGCTATTGGCAGGGCCCTGCAAAaccaaaatgaaacaagataaCTGTTCCAGGTTGCTCAATCATGTGCTAACAACCCTGGTGTTAATGCCAAGATTTATGGAGTGAGGTGTGTAAGTCATGGGTCCGTGCTGCCAAATACTCATTACTGGTAGGCAGACATTTATAAATCAATGTGTAAAATACAAATCTGTTCATATCTTTAAGGTATACTATGCGtggattgtcagttactgtttgtaaacagcatCGGCAGTGAGATTGAACGTGAAAGTCAATCCCAGATTGGTGTTTCAACTTGCTACGTCTGCATTTTTTCAGCGCTGCGTCCacaatttttgtagcttcctcttggatgcatgcaGCTTACAAACTTCTAGTGGCtcgtaagtgatgattgagagagaTTACTTTAGAAAAaagtcctgcatagtatacttATAAGTTTCTTTATGACGTCTGTACTTTATTTCAGGTGTCCCAAAACTTCTgctgtcaaacatttttttttttttttttttttaatcaaatttgaaaaaagatactTTTGTATTCCTCTTCACTGCAATCCTATGTGTTATGGCCATTTggaaaggaaaagaggaaggaagTCTCACCTGTGGAAGAGATAATGGCAAACACTTCCTGCAGCGAGGGAAGCAGCGTGGCTGGATCCGCTTTCCAGATGTTTTGCAGTAGTGTGCTAACCTTTGTCACCTGACCTACATACTCTTGCAGCTCCCGTTCTTCGCTGGCAAAGCAGTGGAAGTAACTGATGGTCCTCACCAGCTGCTGGCAGAACAAAACGCCCGACTTCTCCCTCGGGATGCACTGCACAAAGTCCGACAGCAAAGTGCTCAGGTGGGCACAAAGAGCAGGCTCGGGACGTTCGCACACCATCCTTAAAACCTCCACCTGAATCACACTGAAGATCTCGAGCACCGAGGGGCAGCTGATGAGCAGCCGCAGGCAGCAGTGAACGTAGTCTATTATGACCGGGTCTTTGCGGTCCAGCGGGCCGTATCCCTGCAGGAGAAGAGTGTGGACAAAGTCTTTGCTGAAGAAAAGCTCAAACTCCGGGCGGTGGTAACGCGCGTAGGCCTCCAAAACCTGGAAGCCAATCTGCTTCTGGAAGGCATCTTCACCAAGCAAGATGAGGCGGGTGGTGAGAGTAAACAACGCCTGACACTGCTCCTCCGTCACCTCTTTCTCAGCTGCTTCCACTACCTTCTTCACAATGGCCCTCTTCACTGGAACAGAGTGATCGGAGCTCACAAGGCCCTCCAGTATCTTGTCCATGATGACGGTCTGTAGAAGGCACACGAGGAA from Epinephelus fuscoguttatus linkage group LG3, E.fuscoguttatus.final_Chr_v1 includes:
- the usp38 gene encoding ubiquitin carboxyl-terminal hydrolase 38, which gives rise to MDKILEGLVSSDHSVPVKRAIVKKVVEAAEKEVTEEQCQALFTLTTRLILLGEDAFQKQIGFQVLEAYARYHRPEFELFFSKDFVHTLLLQGYGPLDRKDPVIIDYVHCCLRLLISCPSVLEIFSVIQVEVLRMVCERPEPALCAHLSTLLSDFVQCIPREKSGVLFCQQLVRTISYFHCFASEERELQEYVGQVTKVSTLLQNIWKADPATLLPSLQEVFAIISSTDPAFDPSIALASLVQHIPVQMITVLIKSLTTDQNVKDASMTKALCRMIDWLSWPLAHHVDTWVIALLKGLAAVQKFTILIDVTLLKIELVFSRLWYPIVRQGALAVLSHMLLSFQHSPEAFHLVVPHVVHLVQSLRTDGLPTSKAFLLQFTELIHCMMYQYSGFPDLYDHILDAIKDLPKPGEEKIKLVLNQSAWTSQSNSFAPGPLRQVGKSETGKTGLVNLGNTCFMNSIIQTLFMATDFRRHVLSLPLNGSNTLMKRLQMLFAFLAHTQRAAYAPRNFLEASRPPWFNVGSQQDCSEYLRFLLDRLHEEEKTLQVLESVKPKVAPPVDTSSKDPSAQTSPEDGEETSLTPAEIKPEDDGRTLTERMFGGKLITCIRCMQCNCISEKEEPFTDLSLAFCPPATSRDSPQPEGSSEEAKVLCQGSVNGGSEIPEPGSAKAPASNVSLVPVTNEPPLSVPDLVNYFLAPEILDEENAYFCEKCSSLQRAEKNMKVVSAPEYLILTLLRFSYDAKCHVRRKILDNVTIPPLMRLPVHATSKPAQCSSSTSSPLQVDSPESSENLAKKLKPSQKDEEEEEEEKERIDGAEQIHRGGGMSVQSVPYVLSSVVMHSGVSSESGHYYSYGRNINGADGTQHPANHFALKEDLGNGQSECSLSTCSALSIPHEQEETLPNSGQEAKDWLLFNDSRVTFTSFQSVQNITKRFPKDTAYVLMYRKQELPGQNVNGGLMANGMRLSAEPPLQKDLLDAIIKDNKLYLQEQELNARTQALQAPSSSCSFRPNGSDDNNPPGSCGPSGGGGGGGGFNTISRLVF